TCAGGATAATGGCGACGGCGATCGGGATCATCATCATGGCGGTGGCGGTATTCGAGATCCACATCGAGAGGAACGCCGTGGCGAGCATAAATCCAAGGATCAGCCGTTTCGGGCTCGTTCCGACAAGCTTGATGATGTGCAGGGCCATGCGCCGGTGCAAACCCCAGCGCTGCATGGACATGGCGATGATAAAGCCGCCGAGGAAGAGGAAGATGACCTTATCGCCGTACGACGTCGCCGCCTCCGTCGGCGTGAGGACGCCGAGCAGTGGAAAGAGTGCCAGCGGCAGGAGGGCGGTCGCCTCGAGCGGAATGACGGCGGTGACCCAGAGCAGCACCATCAGGACGGTCACTGCGGTCACGTAACGCGCCTCCACCGGCATCACCGACGGATCGATCGGCGCAAAGAGGAGTGCAAAAAAGACCAACAGTGACGCAGCAAGGAGAGCGACTTTGTTCATCCGGAAAAACTGGGCGGGAGAATTATTTAAGCGTACGGAAATGCAGCAGAGCCCGGCATCCCGAAAAGAATGAAAGAGAATCGGGAATTTTCCGAAAACCGGATCGCACGGAGATGGAAGAGGCGCCTCCCGTATCGGCGGCACGGCGGCGTCGGCTCTGTAGCTTCACAAGCAGAAACGGCCGGGATTCGATGCATATATACCGGTTAAGAGGGGAATACGTCCATTATGTCTGCAGATATCATACACAGGATCCCGGCCGCCCTGCCGCGGGGGGGAGCGGTGCTGACCGTGCTTCTTCTCTGCACGCTCGCGCTCTCCCTCTGTATTACCCCGGCAGGGGCCAGGAGTCCGACCATCAACGATATCCAGCCTTACGACACGATCTTCGTCTACGAAGAAGACCTCGATCTTACGGCGCTCCGGAACCAGACGACCGACAACCCGATCACGGCGCTCCGGAAGTACCAGGATGACAACCCCGCCCGGTCGCTCGTCAACGACATCGATGTTCCCGACGATACGGACTTCACCCTCCTCCCCATCGAGGTCGGTGACGAGTACGGCGTTTACTACGCCTTCAACCCGACAGACGGGGTCACCCGGCAGATCCTGATCAGGGAACCGATGGTCTTCCTCGACGTCGTGCTGGCAAACCCGTACCACACGGAGTCGGTGAGCGGCCTTACCATCTCCGAGAATACGCCGCTCGCGTTCAAGATCATCTCGCCCGACGTCGGGGCGTTCTACCACGCCGGCACCACCTATCCGGCGACGGTCGATCTCGTGATAACCTCGCCGGGCGGCGCAGAGAGCACCATCATCGGCGGTCGGGACATGAGCGGCATCAACCTGACCGCCTCGCAGGTCTACACCGACGATCCGGGACAACCGGGGGCGTTTTCCCTCTCCCAGCTCGAACAGGGAACCTACTCGGTGCAGGCACGCTGGAGCGAGCCGCAGTCCTTCGCCGATTCGGCAGAGGACTCCGAGCCGGTGACCTTCACCGTCGGGAACCGTGTCGGCGTCAATACAGGAACACCGACACCTGCCCCGACGACGGTGCCGGCGACCGGGACACCGACACCCGTCCCGACCGTGACGACACCGGCCACCACCGCCCCGACGACGCCCGCAACCACGGCGACGACCGCCGCACCGGCGACGACGGAACCGACACCGACAGCAACCCCGGTCTCGCTCGCCACCGTGATCGGTGCACTCGGGGCTGCTCTCGCGTTCGCCGCCGTCAGGCGACGGTAACAGAAACCACTCTTTTTAAAAAAAAGATTTACCGGCAGCAGCCGCTTTCACAGGAACTGCCTGCTGCACAGTCTTCTATCGCCTCGAGCGCCGCGAGCGCCCACTTCCGAACTCCGGGATCGTCATCGGCCGCGGCGGCGGCGAGCAGGCCGACGGTGGCCGGATCGCCGATCAGTCCGAGCGTATATGCCGCCCACATCCGAAGGCGGGGGTTGCTGTCGACGAGTGCCGAAGCCAGGTCTTCGATCACCGGACTTCCCATACGCGCAAGGGTCGATGCCGCGGCCATCCGGTCGGCGCTCGTCCCGTCTCGCAGAACTGCGATCAGGTTCCGGGTATCTCCCGTCATGATGCGCTCAGTCGGCCTCGTCGAAACGGATCGTCCTTCCCCTGCCGGGCGAAGTCTCGACGAAGACCTCGTCCATACTCATGTAGATCGGAAAGACCTCATGAACTCCGGCAAGCGTGAAAACCTTGTAAACGTCGGCGTTCGGCGCACAAAGAGCCATCTCACCCTCTTCGCGTTTGAGTCCCTTGAACTTGGCCAGCAGTACCCGTAGACCGCTGCTGCTCATATAGACCGCCTTTTCAAGGTTGATCAACACCTTCTTCGTTCCCCGACCGATGACACCGGTCAGCGCTTCGTCAAGCCCTTCGGCCGATGCAGCGTCGATCCTTCCTTCGACCGTAACGATCGCAGCACCATCCTGCTCGCGAACCTCTACATCCATAACTACCGGATCTCCTCACGCGGGAGACGGAAAGACGTCCCCGCGATGTATACCATCACGTGTGCGCCGCTGCAATAAAACCGTGTGCCTTTCGGAAGGAGCGCCGCGCCGCCGCACCACTGCCGCCGATGAGTTCGGAAATCTTCGAAGTTAAAGGAATATACTTACCTGCAGAACGATAATGTCTCTTCTGTCGATGCGTATGACAGATCGAACTACCCTCTCCCTGATCGCAGGACTGCTGGTCGCCGGTGCCGTACTGGCGTGCGGCTGCCTCGGCCAGGATGCAGCAAACCAGGAGCAGGAGATCGTCGCGAAGAACGGAACGATAACCTACGTCGATCTCGAAGGCGGATTCTACGGCATCGTCGCCGAAGACGGAACTCGGTACCTCCCCCTGAACCTCTCCGAAGAGTACAGGGTCGACGGCATGAACGTCACCTTCACAGGCAGCGTCCGTGAGGATACCGTCACTATCCAGCAGTGGGGAACGCCGATCGAGATCGCCGCCATCGAACAGACAGACGGAGGTGAGATCGTCACCGGAAACGGCACGGTCACCTACGTCGACCTTGAAGGAGGATTTTATGGTATTGTCGCGGATGACGGCAGGCAGTACCTTCCGGCTAACCTTTCGGAGGAGTTTGCCGTCGACGGAAAGCGGGTCTCCTTCACCGCGGCGGTGCAACAGGACGTCGTGACCATCCAGATGTGGGGAACCCCGGTCGAGATCCTCTCGATCGAGGAGACGAGCGCCATCGCCCCGGCGGAGCCGGCCGGAGGGATGGTAGGCCTAGCAAACCCCGCCGCGGTCTACTGCCTGGAACAGGGCTATGCCTACGAGATCCGGAAGAAACCCGACGGCAGCGAGTACGGTGTCTGCATCCTTGAAAACGGCACCGAAGTGGACGCCTGGGAACTCTACTACCGGAACCACTGACCTTTTTTAAAAAAGAGAGTATTAGCGGCCGCCGACGCCGCCGCCACCGAAACCGCCGCCACCGCCGAAACCGCCGCCACCGAAACCGCCACCC
This sequence is a window from Methanoculleus taiwanensis. Protein-coding genes within it:
- a CDS encoding DUF3821 domain-containing protein, which codes for MSADIIHRIPAALPRGGAVLTVLLLCTLALSLCITPAGARSPTINDIQPYDTIFVYEEDLDLTALRNQTTDNPITALRKYQDDNPARSLVNDIDVPDDTDFTLLPIEVGDEYGVYYAFNPTDGVTRQILIREPMVFLDVVLANPYHTESVSGLTISENTPLAFKIISPDVGAFYHAGTTYPATVDLVITSPGGAESTIIGGRDMSGINLTASQVYTDDPGQPGAFSLSQLEQGTYSVQARWSEPQSFADSAEDSEPVTFTVGNRVGVNTGTPTPAPTTVPATGTPTPVPTVTTPATTAPTTPATTATTAAPATTEPTPTATPVSLATVIGALGAALAFAAVRRR
- a CDS encoding HEAT repeat domain-containing protein; the encoded protein is MTGDTRNLIAVLRDGTSADRMAAASTLARMGSPVIEDLASALVDSNPRLRMWAAYTLGLIGDPATVGLLAAAAADDDPGVRKWALAALEAIEDCAAGSSCESGCCR
- a CDS encoding STAS domain-containing protein — translated: MDVEVREQDGAAIVTVEGRIDAASAEGLDEALTGVIGRGTKKVLINLEKAVYMSSSGLRVLLAKFKGLKREEGEMALCAPNADVYKVFTLAGVHEVFPIYMSMDEVFVETSPGRGRTIRFDEAD
- a CDS encoding putative hemolysin; protein product: MTDRTTLSLIAGLLVAGAVLACGCLGQDAANQEQEIVAKNGTITYVDLEGGFYGIVAEDGTRYLPLNLSEEYRVDGMNVTFTGSVREDTVTIQQWGTPIEIAAIEQTDGGEIVTGNGTVTYVDLEGGFYGIVADDGRQYLPANLSEEFAVDGKRVSFTAAVQQDVVTIQMWGTPVEILSIEETSAIAPAEPAGGMVGLANPAAVYCLEQGYAYEIRKKPDGSEYGVCILENGTEVDAWELYYRNH